Within the Paenibacillus sp. AN1007 genome, the region GGTACTGTATACAGATAAACATCTCTGAAGATACCGGAGAAACGCCAGAAGTCCTGATCCTCCAACCAGCTGCCTGTGCTTCGTTGGTAAACTTCAACCGCCAGTTTGTTCTCTCCATCCTGCAGGAACGGTGACAGGTCAAAGTCAGATGGTGTGAAGCTGTCTTCCCCGTAACCTACGAACTGCCCGTTGAGCCATACATAAAATGCGGATTCCACACCTTGGAACGAAATGTATACCGGATTCGCTTCCCAGCCTTTAGGCAGATGGAATGTGCGAATGTAGCTGCCTACCGCGTTTTTATCCTGCGGCAGAGCCGGCGGACGAAGTTCATTCAATCCATCCCACGGATACTGCGTATTTACATATTGAATCTGTCCGTAACCCTGCAGCTGGATATGTCCCGGTACTTCGATATCATCCCAGCCTTCGCTGGAGTACTCGGACGTATAAAATAGTTCAGGACGGCAGTCCGGACGAATTGAATAGTTGAACTTCCATGTTCCATTCAGATCGTAACGAAGTGCCATCTCAGCAGAAGCCACAGCCTCTTCCATCGTTTGATAATAGCGGTGATCGGAATAGGCATGAAGACGGTTTACCTCAAATACACTTACGTCACCTAACCAGTTGATATCTGCCTTTGCTGCTTTCATCGGCTCTCTCTCCCTCTATAGTACGAATTTCGTTATGAGTTTTCGCTGCGAATTCATTGAAGCAATGCTTAGTGTTTAATCTGCATCTATACAAAAAAGATAGAGGTACGCCTGTACAGGCGTCCTCCCTTCTTTCCTGCATTCGTCCAGTTGGACGTGATATGCAATTATGCTTATTTTACGGAACCAACCATACCTGCAACAAAGTGTTTCTGCATAATGAAGAACACCAATGCTGTTGGAAGTGTTGCAATAACAACTGCGGTCATGATCACGCCGTAATCCGGAGCATAACCTGCGCCCAGGTTGGAGATCAACAGCGGAATCGTCTGCTGATCCGGCGTTTGCAATACGATGAGCGGCCATAGATAGTTGTTCCAGCTGCTCATGAATGTAATGATCGCTGCTGCCGCGTATGTTGTTTTCATCGTAGGCATATAGATTTTCAAGAAAATTCCCAGTTCGCTCAGACCGTCAATACGTCCTGCTTCCAGCAAGTCTTTCGGGAACATTTTGGTGTTCTGACGGAAGAAGAAGATCAGGAACGCTGTTGTGATGGTCGGGATAATAACCGAAGCCATCGTATTAATACCGATTGCCGGCGCTGCACTGGAAATGGTTGCAAACATTCGATAAAGCGGAATCATAATCGCTGCAAACGGAATCATCATCGACATGAGCAGGATGTTAAACACGACGTCGCGGGATTTTGTCCGAAATACTTCAAACCCGTAACCTGCCATGGAACCAATCAACAGAGCAAGAATGGTTGACACGATGGAGATAATCGCTGAATTGCCCAGTGCCTGAATCAGATTCGTGGTGTCGAGCAGTTTGTTGATGTTTTCGATCAAAGCAGAGCCCGGCAGCAAAGTGCCTCTAGTTACGTCTACCGATTTGTTTGTAGCGCTGACGATCATCCAGAAAAACGGGAAGATGGAAATAAAAGCGACGATGGACAGGAAAACATATGTGAAAATGCGTTTTGCTCTTGATTTAGCCATTTTTATTATCACCTGCCACTTTGAACTGGATGATGGACAAAATAATGATCAGAATTACGATGGAATACGAAACGGTTGCTGCATAACCGAAGTCCGGTGAATATTTAAACGAAAGGTTGTAGATATATTGAGAAATCGACATGGTCGCGTTACCTGGACCACCTTTGGTAATATTCATAATTTCATCAAAGATTTGCAGTGTACCAATCGTTGATGTAATGGACGTGAAGAGAATGATCGGTTTAAGCAATGGTACAGTGATTTTGAAAAATTGAGTGAACGCATTCGCTCCGTCAATCTTCGCTGCTTCATAGATCGATTGGTCGATGTTTTGCAAGGATGACAGATAGAAAATCATGTTATATCCGGTCCAACGCCAAGTAACGGCGATTATGATCGTAATTTTAGCCCAGAACGGGTCAGTAATCCATTGAATGGGTGTGCCGATAATGTGTAAACCCATCAAAGCCTGGTTTACCATACCATCCGGTGCAAACAAATACTTGAATACAACCGAGTAAGCAACAAGTGAAGTTACACAAGGCAGGAAAATTGCAGTACGGAAAAAGCTCCGGAAACGCAGTGTGCTGTCATTCAGCAATACGGAAATGAACAAACCGAGAATGATCATTAAAGGTACTTGAATGATTAAGTAAATGAATGTGTTCGATAAAGCCGTCCGGAATGTGGTATCCACGAGCAATCTTTTGTAGTTCGCGAGGCCCGAAAACTCAAGGTTGGCACCTTTGCCTGACTTGAATGATAAGAGCAGCGCTTGAATCATCGGATAGAAGTAGAATGCTACAATTCCGACAACAGCCAGCAAAACAAAAGCCCATCCAGTCAAATTATTTTTCTTTTGGAGACTGTCTCCTGTATTTATGGCTTTCACAGTATGGCTCCTCTCTCTCCATGCAACAAGGGTAGAACCTACAGAGCCTCTCGCCATGTCCAGCTCGACTTGCGCCAGACAAGGGAGACGGCTCCGATGTTTCCTAGGTTCTATAAGTTACCTTGGGATTAGTTTAATTGTGCCTCAGCTTGTTTTTGTGCATCATTCAGAACGTCATCGATGGATTTACCGTTCAGGTATGCCTGCATTTCAACAACCAAGATATCTTCGATTGCATAAGTGTTGCTGCCATAGTTTACTTTTGGAATTTCTTTTGTCCAGTTAGCGAAATCAGCGAAGATTTTTTGACCACCGAAGAACTCGTCTGGTTTGTTGTATGCATCACCGTCAACAGCCGGTGTGTACGTACCGATTGCACCGATTTTAGTCAACAATTCTTGATACAACTCTTTGTCGGAACCAAACGTTTTAGCCATGAAGTCAGCCGCTTGGTCTGCACCAGGAACATCGTTCATGATGTACCATGAGCTGCCGCCCAAGTTGGATGCGTGTACAGAGTTTGCTTGACCAGCCAATTTCGGCATTGGAGCTACAGCCCATTTACCGGATTGGGAAGCTTCTTGACGAACAGATGGTGAGAACCAGTTACCTGTAGGAATTGTTGCTACCGCACCGTTATTCGCGTTTGCAACGAATTGGCTCCAGTCGGAGTGCAGTTTAACAATGTTAGCATCCATCATTTTTTTGTATGTTTCAAACGCTTCTTTCAATGCAGGGTTGTTGTTCAGATCAGGTGTTTTACCATCTTCAGCTGTGTACCATTTACCTGCAGTTTGAATCATCATACGGATGATACCCAGGTCGTTCGGGTCAAGAGACAAAAGCTCTTTACCTGTTTTTGCTTTTACAGCTTCACCGATTTTGATGTAATCATCCCACGTGATGTCCTGCAGGTCAGCAGCTTTGTAGCCTGCTTCCTCAAGCAAGTCTGTTCTGTAGTACAAACCAGCTACGCCGGAGTCAAACGGAATACCGTATTGTTTACCTTCATAAGAAGTGGGTCCAATTTTATACTCTGCAAAGTCGGATGCTTTGATTGTGGAAGACAAATCTTTGAACGCATCTGGATAAGCGCTCAGGAAGCTTTGTGCACGGTAGTCTTCGATCAGAACTACGTTTGGCAAACCGCTGCTTGTTCCGGAGTTCAAGCCTGTGTTCAGCTTCTGAATGATCGCATCTTGAGCATTTTCAATGATGTTGATTTTCAGATCAGGGTTTTCTTTTTGATAAATGGCTTTAGCTTGCTCCAGAGCAGCGACGTTAAATGCTTTATCCCAAGCCCAAATTGTAATTTCGTTGGCTTTCTCGCTACCACCGCTGGCAGCTTCTTTACCTCCACCGCCGGATGAACATGCGGACAGCAGCAGTACGGTTGCGAGCATCAATACCCATATTTTTTTCAAAACATTCAACTCCCCTTCGACCTCTTTGTTTGTAAATTTGTTTGCGTTTTCTGAAAGCGGTTGCTTTCGATGTATTCATCTTATCATTCCCATTTCTCCATTCGTTAGTAAAAATTTTGTGCAGATTTGTCTTCTTATTGCCACAATGAAAACCTTTACAGAAAACGGTTGCACTAAATTTGGCTTTTTGTAATATCTTTTGATTTTGTACTATTTTGAGCTGAATATTTCACAACTATGCAGGCTGCTTATACGTTTGCAACTGAAAAACCCCTCATTTCCGAACATCAGGAATGAGGGGTTCAATATCATGCGACGAATATTTCTTGTTTAACCTGTAATCAACGGCAGCGTTACGGTGACTCTCGTACCCTCACCAACCGTGCTCGTAATCGTCACACCATATGGTGATCCGTACAAAAGCTCGATTCGATCATGTACATTCCGAATCCCTATGCCGCTGAACAGCTGCCGATTATTTTGGGGATTGGGCAGCGTTCCTCCCGTATTCAAGCCTTCAATGCCATCCCCGTTATCCATAATCTCACAAATTAACGATTCCCCTGCACGGGACACCATGACACGGATCGTACCGGTTTCCTTTTTAATAAATCCATGGAAAAAGGCATTTTCGATAAATGGCTGGATCACCAGCTTGGGAACATGATAATGTGTGCAGTCTGGAGCCACGTAAAAGGCCGCTTTAATTCGTCCGCCATAACGTACATGATTAATGAAGACATAGTTTTTCAGATTCTCAATCTCCTGCTCCACCGTCACCGTTTCCCTGACATCACTAATCGTATTTTGCAGCAGCCCAATCAGCGCATTAATGGTCTCGGCAGCCCGATCTTTATTGCCCTGCTGTACGAGAACTTTGACAGAGGCCAGTGTGTTATACAGGAAATGAGGATTAATCTGGCTCTGCAGTGCTGCAAGTTCCGCATTACGCTGTTCCCGCTGCGTCTGCACGAGTTGATCCACGTAATCGTGCAGCTCATCGAGCATGTAGTTGTAAGCATGGCCAAGCTGCCTGCTTTCATAACTTCCGCTGACCGGAATGTAGTTGTCAAGATCAGACTTTGTAATGTTCGACATCTGTTTGACCAGTCTGCGCAGTGATTTGGTCATCTGACTTGTGATCAGGAATACCAGCAGCAGGGCCCCAAACACAATCGCAGCACAGATTAAGGCGACCGTTTTCAGATCGATAAGCTGTTCCATTGCAGATTCTTTATCAACGATGTTGACCAGATAGAATCGGTAGAATGGCAGATACTCCGATAATATAATGCTTTCCTGACCCATTACCCGTGCCGTGATGTTTTTGGGTGCGGTTTCCTTAATCTTCTCCGCGTAAGATAACAGTTCAGGTTGGATCGTCCCCATCCAGTCTTCCCGGTTAGAGGATACGATCTCTCCTTGTTCGTTCATGACGACGACATCATTGCCTCGGCTTGTAAAATTAGCGTAGAACTGACGGAAAGCCTCTTCTCTCATCGTAATATAAACCATGCCATAGATCCGGCTTCTTGTTCGATCCGTTAAGGCCTTGGTCGCAGATATCATCTGCAGTTTGCCTTCCTTGGTCTGACTGTAGTAGTCATCAAAGATCAGCCGGCTCGGCGACTGGACCGCGGCTTTTGTAATGGGTTCCTGCTTCAATTCCTCACCCGTCTTCTGAATGTAAGAGGGATTGGTCGAGAAACTTCGCCCATTCACACCCGCTATCGTAATACCTACCTCGTAAAAGTCAATGATGGTTTGAACACGTTTCATCGTTTCCCGCATATTATAGTATGATTTGGACAAAGCGACGGAGTCTCCGTCCCCCTCCGACAAAAAAGTGCGGATCGCACCACTTTGAGCTACGTTGTTGGTTACTGCGGCGATCGAGTCGTTAAATGCATCAAAATTAGTCTTGATCTGGCTGAGCACCTTCGAGTTTGTAATACTGAAGGTTTCCGTAAACAGGTTGGTAGACATATGAATCGTTGTCCATAATATGAGTACAGATACCAGAACAATACTGACGACCATAACCAAAATCAGCTTGGGAAATAATCCGAGACGAGACAGGCCGTTGTTGATCCACTTTTTCATGAAATAATCTCATCCATTTCTTTATGCTTCTATCCATACACTCTTGGCTGCTCAACTTGAGATCTTATGCCCAGAATTTACGCCGGTAACGGCTGGGTGATAATCCTGTGAATTTTTTAAACACCTTACAGAAGTAACTGTGATCAGAATACCCTACCATACTGCTGATTTCTGATATCGTAACATCATCGGATCGCAGCAGTTCTTCCGCTTTTTCAATACGAATCTTGTTTAGATATTCATTAAAGCCTTCTTTTTTATGGGATGAGAAATAGCTGGACAAATACGACGGATTAAAATGGAAATGCTTGGCCACTTCGGATAGTCCTAGAGGCTGATCATAATGTTCATGCATGTAATCCAGCAGCATCTTCATATTCGGATCACTTCGCCTGCCGCCTGCACCCGTGACACACTCCTGAACCTCATTCATAAATTGATCCAGCACCTGCATAACTTCATTCAGACTTGAAGCACTGTCGACATTTTTGAAATACGTATATTTGCTTTCTTCCAATCCAGAAGATTGAACATCCATATCCGCCAGCGTAATCGTAACATTGAAGATCAGGTTGCCCAGAAACGACTTGATCTCAAATACATCCGCAACGTAGTCTTTCCCCAGTGATGCTGCATGATCATGCAGATACTCTCTGGCTGCCTCCACCCGGTTACGTTTCACATGCTGCAAAAACATATTGACATTGAATTGATATCCTGCAGGATGCATCGGTGGAAGTTCACCATCAATCAGAATGGAACGCTTCGTATAATAGAAGCAAAATTCCATTAATTTAATCAGGCGCTCGCGGTAAACCTCACCCATCTTTTCAAATGAATTAAATTTTTCGCTAAGCACCCATACCGGACCATGCTGCCCAGCTCCCACTTCACCAGCCCACGCTCTGATTTGCTCAACCATATTTTCATCCTGCTCAGGACTAACATTCAGCAGCATAACAGGTAAACGGCTTTCGGCAGGTAAAACGGCACATTCAATCTCAGGCATCCGCTTTCGAACCTCAGTTTCAATCTGTTCATGATCCTGATTTTTCATAGTGCGGTCAGCGGGCTGGAAGGCAAGTAAACGGAAAGCGCCTAACGGGAAGCTTTCCCGAATGGTTGGCATTTCCTTGTCTTCGTCCAGCGTGAATCCGGACAGCATCTTTTCCATCAGCTGCCCAAGCCGCCAGCCTTCATGTGAAGGCTCGTACTTGAGCTCAGGTATTTTGCCGGCGGTACGTCTCAATACTTCCAGCAGTTCATTTGTGTCCAGTTTAGGTTTGAGAATATAATCCGCGGCCCCGTGCTGCAGTGTGGATCGAACATACTCGAATTCACTGAAGCTGCTCAGTACGATGACCTCAATATGCGGATAACCTGCCTTGAGTGTGCGGACGAATGTTTCACCATCCATAACCGGCATCACGATGTCAGTTATGACAATATCCGGTTTTAACAGCTCCACCTGCTGCAAACCCTCTTCACCATTGGAGGCTTCTCCTACAATATTAAATCCTTCAGCTTCCCAGTTCATGTGGTGTTTGATACCCTGTCTAACCAGAAATTCATCGTCAACAATCAGCACCTTGCACAGCCGGTTCATGATCGCGACCCCCCTGTCTCATCTATCACTCTATTTCTCTACAGTCTCACCCTTTATATGTCTGTAAATGAAGTCTGCCCTTGTTAGCGGTTACATTAGTATTAAAATAATTGTACATCTTGTTATATCTTAAATCCTATGTTTAAGCAATAGTAACTACCCATAGTTTACACTATAATTCGACAAAACAAGAAGTCCCAAAACGCCGCTTCCTATTCCGGCGTCTTGAGACCTCTTAATCTTTTCTACTGCAATAAGTTCATCAAAAACCTGGAGCCTGACGTTACGGCTCCATACCCCATTGAAGCTGATCCGCAACATATCCGGTTACTTTGGACCAGTCCGCATAGGATGTGAGGGAATCCGCGAAGGAATAATCATCTGTTTGAGTATAGCTCGTCCAGTTCTCTTTGGAAAAACGAGTCTGTATTTCCGTGTTCTGTCCCGGGTTCAGTGTTCCAGCCGAGGTCTTGAATCCAATCTCAAGCATGTGATCGGCTCCAGGAAGAGCCGGGCTTAATGAACGAAATGTACCGATAATATTGTCGTTACCGACAGCTGCCCAGTCACAGAAAAACTGTTGAGGCTGACTGTCGTCTATCGTGTAATAATACCGAATCTTCACATCCGACAGATTCAGTGGATCCGTACCTGTATTGGTCAATCTGAACTTGGGATTAATAGAGCTGCTGGATGCGGACGTTGTTCCGTTGTACATTTCGATACGGATGGTTCCATCCGGCACAACCACCGTTGTATCTTTAACCGT harbors:
- a CDS encoding extracellular solute-binding protein — protein: MKKIWVLMLATVLLLSACSSGGGGKEAASGGSEKANEITIWAWDKAFNVAALEQAKAIYQKENPDLKINIIENAQDAIIQKLNTGLNSGTSSGLPNVVLIEDYRAQSFLSAYPDAFKDLSSTIKASDFAEYKIGPTSYEGKQYGIPFDSGVAGLYYRTDLLEEAGYKAADLQDITWDDYIKIGEAVKAKTGKELLSLDPNDLGIIRMMIQTAGKWYTAEDGKTPDLNNNPALKEAFETYKKMMDANIVKLHSDWSQFVANANNGAVATIPTGNWFSPSVRQEASQSGKWAVAPMPKLAGQANSVHASNLGGSSWYIMNDVPGADQAADFMAKTFGSDKELYQELLTKIGAIGTYTPAVDGDAYNKPDEFFGGQKIFADFANWTKEIPKVNYGSNTYAIEDILVVEMQAYLNGKSIDDVLNDAQKQAEAQLN
- a CDS encoding sugar ABC transporter permease, yielding MKAINTGDSLQKKNNLTGWAFVLLAVVGIVAFYFYPMIQALLLSFKSGKGANLEFSGLANYKRLLVDTTFRTALSNTFIYLIIQVPLMIILGLFISVLLNDSTLRFRSFFRTAIFLPCVTSLVAYSVVFKYLFAPDGMVNQALMGLHIIGTPIQWITDPFWAKITIIIAVTWRWTGYNMIFYLSSLQNIDQSIYEAAKIDGANAFTQFFKITVPLLKPIILFTSITSTIGTLQIFDEIMNITKGGPGNATMSISQYIYNLSFKYSPDFGYAATVSYSIVILIIILSIIQFKVAGDNKNG
- a CDS encoding carbohydrate ABC transporter permease yields the protein MAKSRAKRIFTYVFLSIVAFISIFPFFWMIVSATNKSVDVTRGTLLPGSALIENINKLLDTTNLIQALGNSAIISIVSTILALLIGSMAGYGFEVFRTKSRDVVFNILLMSMMIPFAAIMIPLYRMFATISSAAPAIGINTMASVIIPTITTAFLIFFFRQNTKMFPKDLLEAGRIDGLSELGIFLKIYMPTMKTTYAAAAIITFMSSWNNYLWPLIVLQTPDQQTIPLLISNLGAGYAPDYGVIMTAVVIATLPTALVFFIMQKHFVAGMVGSVK
- a CDS encoding response regulator transcription factor translates to MNRLCKVLIVDDEFLVRQGIKHHMNWEAEGFNIVGEASNGEEGLQQVELLKPDIVITDIVMPVMDGETFVRTLKAGYPHIEVIVLSSFSEFEYVRSTLQHGAADYILKPKLDTNELLEVLRRTAGKIPELKYEPSHEGWRLGQLMEKMLSGFTLDEDKEMPTIRESFPLGAFRLLAFQPADRTMKNQDHEQIETEVRKRMPEIECAVLPAESRLPVMLLNVSPEQDENMVEQIRAWAGEVGAGQHGPVWVLSEKFNSFEKMGEVYRERLIKLMEFCFYYTKRSILIDGELPPMHPAGYQFNVNMFLQHVKRNRVEAAREYLHDHAASLGKDYVADVFEIKSFLGNLIFNVTITLADMDVQSSGLEESKYTYFKNVDSASSLNEVMQVLDQFMNEVQECVTGAGGRRSDPNMKMLLDYMHEHYDQPLGLSEVAKHFHFNPSYLSSYFSSHKKEGFNEYLNKIRIEKAEELLRSDDVTISEISSMVGYSDHSYFCKVFKKFTGLSPSRYRRKFWA
- a CDS encoding sensor histidine kinase, which produces MKKWINNGLSRLGLFPKLILVMVVSIVLVSVLILWTTIHMSTNLFTETFSITNSKVLSQIKTNFDAFNDSIAAVTNNVAQSGAIRTFLSEGDGDSVALSKSYYNMRETMKRVQTIIDFYEVGITIAGVNGRSFSTNPSYIQKTGEELKQEPITKAAVQSPSRLIFDDYYSQTKEGKLQMISATKALTDRTRSRIYGMVYITMREEAFRQFYANFTSRGNDVVVMNEQGEIVSSNREDWMGTIQPELLSYAEKIKETAPKNITARVMGQESIILSEYLPFYRFYLVNIVDKESAMEQLIDLKTVALICAAIVFGALLLVFLITSQMTKSLRRLVKQMSNITKSDLDNYIPVSGSYESRQLGHAYNYMLDELHDYVDQLVQTQREQRNAELAALQSQINPHFLYNTLASVKVLVQQGNKDRAAETINALIGLLQNTISDVRETVTVEQEIENLKNYVFINHVRYGGRIKAAFYVAPDCTHYHVPKLVIQPFIENAFFHGFIKKETGTIRVMVSRAGESLICEIMDNGDGIEGLNTGGTLPNPQNNRQLFSGIGIRNVHDRIELLYGSPYGVTITSTVGEGTRVTVTLPLITG